The sequence TCCTCGCCGGAGCCCGCCGCGCGTGCTTCTACCGCGCCGGCGTGCTCGTCGCCCCCGAGGACGCGACCGTCCTGTTCCGGACGTCGCCCACCGCCGACCCCGCCGGCCGGCCCCTGGCGGTGGCCGTACGGCACGGCAAGGGCCGCGTCGTGGTCCTCGCCGACTCCGACCTGTTCGGCGACGACTCCATCGGCGACTACGACCACGCGGCGCTCTGGGGCAACCTCGTCACCTGGGCCGCGCGCGTCCCCGCCCCGGCGGCCGTGAAGGAGTCGGAGGCCCGCTCCGCCTTCCAGGGACTCAAGGACGCCGTGGAGGCGCTCAAGCCCCTGCAGGCCAAGGACGGCTCGATCGAGGGCGACCGCGACCGGGCGGTGGCGCTGATCTCCGAGATCGTCGACCACGTCGACGGCCTCACCCCGCGCTTCCCGCACGACGAGGCCTACCTCACCGCGGTCGTCGCCGACTTCCGCAAGTGGGTCGAGCAGGGGCTGGGCGTGCCCGACTTCCTGGACTCGCTCAACGCCTTCCACCCCGACACCCAGCGGGTGGACGGCCTGGAGCACCTGGTCGTCTTCCCGATGTACACCCAGAACGGCACCACCTTCCGCTACATCGAGGCCGTCTGGATCCGCACCGTCTGGCCCGAGTGGCTGGCCGAGCTGGAGAACACCCGCTACGACAACCCGATGTTCGTGCCGATCGCCTTCGAGGACTTCACCTCCGGCTACGACACCAACTCCGCGGTGCTCTTCCCCGAGACCATCGCCGTCCGGGAGGTTCCGCCCCGCTTCACCTGGGGCGGCATCTTCTGCGACCGCGAGGCCGCCCGGTTCCGCGCGGTGAGCGAGGCCGCCGCCGCGACGCTCAAGCTGGCGCTGCCGCCGGACGCCGCCCGGCTGATCGAGTCGCAGGAGCTGGCCCAGGACACCTTCGTGCTCTGGGACCTGATCCACGACCGCACCCACAGCCACGGCGACCTGCCGTTCGACCCGTTCATGATCAAGCAGCGCATGCCGTACTGGCTGTACTCGCTGGAGGAGCTCCGCTGCGACCTCACCGCGTTCGGCGAGGCCGTGAAGCTGGAGCGGGAGGGCGTGCCGCACGCCCGCTACGTCCAGCTCGCGATCCTCTTCGACCGGCTCTTCCGCTTCCCGATCACCGGTGACCGGGTCCGCAACTACGACGGGCTCGGCGGCCAGCTCCTCTTCGCCTACCTGCACCGCAACGACATCGTCCGGTGGACCGACAACCGGCTGAGCGTCGACTGGAACCGGCTCGCCGACGGCGTCGCCGACCTGCGCGCCGAGGTGGAGAAGCTCTACCGCGACGGCATCGACCGCTCCAAGCTCGCCCACTGGCTGGCCGCGCACCAGCTCGTCGCGGCCTACGTGGAGCCGCACCCCGCCTCGGTCTGGAACCGCGGCGTGGCCGCGCTGCCGGTCGAGGGCTTCCCCAAGGCCGTGGTCGACGCGGTGCTGCCCGACGAGTTCCCCCTGAGCATGTTCTACGAGGCCCTGCGCCGTAAGCTCGGCGACGTCGTCGAATCCACGAAGGGGATCCGAGCATGATCATTCTTGTTGCCGGTGCGGCGGGTCCCGCGGGCCAGGCCGTCGTCCGCCGCTTCACGGACAAGGGCCACACGGTCATCGCCGTGGACAAGTCCGGCGCCGACGGCACGCTCGCGGTCGACCTGCTCGACTTCGACGCCGTCAGGAAGCTCGCCCGCGACATCGAGGCCGAGCACGGCAGGGTGGACGGGATCGTCCACCTGGTCGGCGGCTGGCGCGGGTCCAAGACCTTCGCCGAGACCAGGCTGGAGGACTGGGACCTGCTGCACGACCTGCTGGTCCGCACCCTCCAGCACGTCACGCTCGCCTTCGAGCCGCTGCTCAAGGCGAGCGAGCGCGGCCGGTTCGCCATCGTCTCGGCCAAGGCGGCCGAGCGCCCCACCCAGGGCAACGCCGCCTACGGCACGGCCAAGGCCGCCTCCGAGGCCTGGACGCTGGCCTTCGCCGATGCCCTGGAGGGCACCGGCGCGACGGCGAATATCCTGGTCGTCAAGGCGCTCGTGAACGAGGCCATGCGCGAGGCCGCCCCGGAGCGGAAGTTCCCGGGCTTCACCGACGTCGACGACCTCGCCGGGGCGATCGACGGCCTCTGGGACACCGACGCCAACGGCACCAGGCTGGACCTCACCCGCGAGTGAGCGTGACAGGCACCACGGCGGCCGGTCATCGCACCACCGGCCGCCTCGCTGAGGGGAAAGAAGTGACGGACGCGATCCGCAGGCACGACCCGCTGGTGAAGGGCTTCGCCAGCGACAACTACGCCGGGGTGCACCCGGAGATCCTCCAGGCCATCGCCCTCGCCAACGAGGGGCACCAGACCTCCTACGGCGACGACGTCTACACCGGGGCGCTGCAGGAGGTCTTCCGCGGGCACTTCGGCCCCACGGCCGAGGCCTGGCCGATGTTCAACGGCACGGGTGCCAACGTGGTCGCGCTGCGCGCGATGACCGCGCCCTGGGAGGCGGTGGTCTGCGCCGAGTCGGCGCACATCCACACCGACGAGGGCGGGGCGCCGGAGCGGTCGGCGGGGCTCAAGCTGCTGACCGTGCCCACCCCGGACGGCAAGCTCACCCCCGACCTGATCGACCGGCAGGCGTGGGGCTTCGGCGACGAGCACCGCGCCCAGCCCAAGGTCGTCTCGATCACGCAGACCACCGAGCTGGGCACGCTCTACACCCCGGCCGAGATCAGGGCGGTCTGCGACCACGCCCACCAGCTCGGCATGCTCGTCCACCTCGACGGCGCCCGCGCCACCAACGCGGCCGCCGCGCTGGAGGTGCCGCTGCGCGCGTTCACCACCGACGTGGGTGTGGACGTGCTGTCCTTCGGCGGCACCAAGGCCGGGATGATGTTCGGCGAGGCCGTCGTGGTGCTCAACCCCGACGCCGTCCGCGGCCTGCGCTACCTGCGCAAGACCTCGATGCAGCTCGCCTCCAAGATGCGGTTCGTCTCGGTCCAGTTCGAGGCGCTGCTCGCGGGGGACCTGTGGCTGCGCAACGCCCGCAACGCCAATGCCATGGCCCAGCGGCTGGCCGCCGCCGTCCGGCAGATCCCCGGCGTGGAGGTCCCGCGCCCGGTACAGGCCAACGCGGTCTTCGCGATCCTGCCTCCGGACGTGACCGAGCGCCTGCAGAAACGCTTCCGCTTCTACACCTGGAACGAGGCCACCGGCGAGGTCCGCTGGATGACGGCGTTCGACACCACCGAGGCGGACGTGGACGCCTTTGCCGCCGCCGTGGCGGAGGAGATACACTCCTGAGCATGAACAAGCACAGTCTGGGGCTGTGGCGGGCCGCCCATCGGCGGACCCGCTAGCCAGCCTCGACTGCGCAACCAGACGGCCGCCGTGAACCGGCGGCCGTTCTCCGTTTCCGGGTACGGCCCGGCGCGCGGCGGTCCCCTTCCCAGCAAGGAGTGACCATGACCAAGCGCGTCTTCTCGGCGTTCAAGCCCACCGGCCACCTCACACTCGGCAACCTCCTCGGCGCGATCCTGCCCGCCGTACGGCTCCAGGACGAGGCCGACTGCGTCTACGCGGTCGCCGACCTGCACGCTCTGACGATCAAGCACGACCCGGAGCGCCTGCGCGCCCGCACCCGCGAGGCGGCGACCCTGCTGCTCGCCTCCGGCCTGGACCGCTCGCTGGTCTACATCCAGTCCCAGGTGCCCGCGCACACCGAGCTCGCCTACCTGCTGGAGAGCACCGCCTACTTCGGCGAGATGCGGCGGATGATCCAGTTCAAGGAGAAATCGGCGAACCAGGAGGAGGTGCGTCTGTCGCTGCTCACCTATCCCGCGCTGATGGCCGCCGACATCCTGCTGCACCGGGTGGACCTCGTGCCGGTGGGAGAGGACCAGCGCCAGCACGTCGAGCTCACCCGTGACCTGGCCCTGCGCTTCAACCGCCTCTACGGCGAGACGTTCACCGTGCCCGAGGCCGCCCACCCGCCGATCGCCGCCAGGGTCATGGACCTGACCGCGCCCACCTCGAAGATGGGCAAGTCCGACGGCTCGGCGGCCGGGACGATCTACCTGCTCGACCCGGCCGCCGACATCCGCCGCAAGGTCATGCGCGCGGTGACCGACTCCGAGGACGAGGTCCGCTACGACCCCCAGGAGAAGCCGGGCGTCTCCAACCTGCTCACCCTGCTCGCGGTCTGTTCCGGGCAGCCGGTCGAGTCGCTCGCCTACGAGGGCTACGGCGCGCTCAAGCGGGACACGGCCGAGGCCGTGGTGGAGACGCTGCGGCCGATCCAGGAGCGCCATACGGAGCTGTCGGCGGATCCCGCCGAGCTGTCGCGCCTGCTGGCCGACGGGGCCGCGCAGGCCGTCGAGCGCACCGCCGGCCTGGTGGCCGCGGCCCGTGTGGCGATCGGCCTGCCCTGAAGGAGGTCCCCTGATCCGCGGGAGTTCCAACGTGCCGGGACGACGGGCCCCCGCGGATCAGCTCTTGTGGTTCGTCTCGTTCTCGTAGGCGGTGAGCTGCTGTTCGAGAGCCTTCATCAGCTCGAACACCTGGCTCGGGGGGATCCGGATCCGGCTGACGATCCGGGTCGGCACGCTGACGAAGTGCTGTCCCGAGGAGGGGTCGTTGGCGAGCTGGGGCGGTCTGGTGATCACCGCGAAGTCCAGGACGAAGCCATCCTGGGTGTGCCAGACGGAGGCGAAGTTGGCGTACTGCCCCGCTTCGACCTCGGCGGAGATGCTCACCTCCAGGCGGTTCTCCGGCTCGTCGTTCACCATGATCTTCTGTCTCCTCCGGCCAGGTTGGCTCCATGCTGCCCTGGCCGGAAACCGGCCGTGCAGGGACGCGCCGACGCTATTTAAGGATGGAAGGCAGCGGTTGGGCACCGCGCTGCCGCAGCATGTCGGTCATCAGTTTGATCTCACCCGCCTGAGCGTTGACGATGTGCCCGGCCATCGAGGCCACCTCGTCGCGGTCCGACAGTTTCAACAGTGCCTGGCTCATCTGCACGCCGCCCTCGTGATGGCGGGTCATGAGTTGCAGGAAGAGGATCTCCTGCTCCTCTCCGGTGGCCTCGCGGAGCCTTTTGAGCTCCTCCTCGCCGGCCATGCCGGGCATCGTGGCAGAGGCCGAGGCCGTTGCGCCGTGGCCGTGACCGGCCATCCACGCCATCGCCGGCCGCTCGCCGGACTGGTTCAGCCCCCACTGCTGCAGCCAGCCCATGAAGATGCCACGCTGGGCGGTCTGCGTGACGATGATGTCGTAGGTGAGCACTCGCAATGGTTCGTCCGGTGAGGCGTCCCGCATGATGAAGGACATCTCGACCGCCTGCGCGTGATGCACCGCCATGTCACGGGCGAAGCCCGCTTCGGGCGAGGAGTCACTCGGAGGCTGACTGTTCCCCAGAGCCAGCAGCGAGGCGGCTGCCACGACGCTGGTGAGTATCGCCAAGATCAACAGTGGGAGGCGTGATCTGGCGGGGCGCTCTACTGAGGTGTCCATGTCCATTGCCTCTCCAGCCTACCGGCCGCCAAGAGGCGTAAGTGATGTGTGGTATTTATTCTCGCTATATGCCTACAGGGCATAAAGTACCCGCAGTTGGTTGCCCTGTGGAGGATTGATGACCAAGGAAAAGGCGCAGGCGAGACGTGAGCACCTCGCCCGGATGCGTGACGCGCAGAAGCGCAAGGAGCGTCGCACCGCGATGCTCATGTGGGGCGCGGGCGGGTTGGTCGTCGTGCTGCTGGTCGGCCTGGTCGGCTTCTACCTCGTCAACGAGAGGGCGCAGACCTCGCTCGACGCGGTCAAAAGCGCCAAGTACCAGGGCGGGGCGCACAAGGAAACCAAGGTCAAATACGCGGAGATCCCGCCGATGGGCGGAGAGCACAATTCCGTGTGGCAGCGGTGCGGCATCTACGACCAGCCGGTCAACAACGAGAACGCCGTGCACGCACTGGAGCACGGCGCCGTATGGATCACGTACCGTCCGGACCTGCCCAAGGGGCAGGTGGAGACGCTCAAGAAGGTCGCCTCCGCCGACTACATCCTGCTCAGCCCCTACCCCGGCCTCCCGTCGCCCGTCGTTCTGAGCTCCTGGAACAAGCAACTGCCCCTGGAGAACGCCGACGACCCCCGTCTGCCCAAGTTCGTCTCCAAGTTCAAGAACGGCCCGGAGACCCCCGAGCTCGGTGCCGCCTGCGACGGAACCAACAGCACGGACAAGACCGCGGCTGAGAGCCCCATCCCGGACGGCGCGCCGACGCCCGACGCCAGCCCCGAGCCGAGCTCCAGCCCGAGTCCCAGCTCCACTTCCTGACAGAGCCCGAGGGCGGAAGCGTGAAGCGGCGGGCGGCCCCATGGGGCCGCCCGCCGAGCGCGCCGCGACGCCCGGCGACGGAGCGGGAGCCTCACGGCCGCGTGTGCAGCGGCCTGAGCACCACACCCACCACGGCGTCGGTGGGGACGTAGCCGTATTGCCGGGAGTCCCCGCTGCCGTCGGGGTTGTCGCCGAGAAGCACCAGGCAGCCGGGGGGCACCACCGGCCCAGGCCCCTGGACGGGGAACGGCACCGGGTCGCCGGGGACCGCCGCGACGCGTTTGATGACCCGCCGATTGCGCAGGATGTCTTCGGAGGCGGTGCCGTCGGGGACGGGCCGCATCCGCTCGGGGAGGTCGACCAGCGCCACCTGGCCGGTCCGGATCCGGCCGCCCGAGCGACGCCGCACCAGCACCCGGTCGCCGTGCCGGTAGGTGGGGGTCATGCTGGGGCCCCGTACGGTGACCACCAGGTGCCGCCGGCGCAGCCACACCAGCCACCCCGCGAGTGCGGCCACCCCCGTCACGGCCAGTGGCAACCAGATCACCGGGGCGCCGTCTCGACGTAGCCCTGGGCCTGCAGGGCGAAGAGCCGGGAGTAGGCGCCGTTCTCGGCGATCAACTGGTCGTGGTTTCCGCATTCGGTGATTTTCCCATCGGCGAGGACCGCGATCTGGTCCGCCTCGCGGATTGTGTTCAGGCGGTGGGAGATCAGCAGGCTGGTACGGCCGGCGCGGTGCTCCCGGAGCCGGGCGTGGATCTCGGCCTCGGCCTCGGCGTCGAGGCCGGAACTGGGTTCGTCGAGGATGAGCAGATCCCGCTCGTCCCGTAGCAGGGCCCGGGCCAGCGCCAGCCGCTGCCCCTGCCCGCCGGACAGCAGCACCCCGGTCTCAGGGCCCTCGGTGTCGACGCCCTCCAGGAACATCCGGGTCAGCATGGTGTCGTAGCCGTTCGGCAGCGAGGCCAGCACATGATGCACCCCGGCGTGCCGGGCGGCGGACTCGATCCGGTCCCTGTCCTGGAGGTGGGTCAGATCACCCAGGCCGATGTTCTCCGCCGCGGAGAGTTCGTACTCCACGTAGTCCTGGAACACCGTGCCGATCCGCTCCCGCAGTTCGGCCGGGTCGGTCTCCCGCAGGTCGACCCCGTCCCAGCGGACCTGGCCCCGGACGGGGTCGTAAAGCCTGCAGAGCAGCTTCACCAACGTGCTCTTCCCGGCTCCGTTCAACCCGACCAGCGCGGTGGTCCGACCGGCGGGGATGGTGAGGTTCATGCCGCGGAGCACCCACGGCCGGTCCGGGCCGTACCGGAACCAGACGTCCCGGAGTTCGATGCCCGCCACCAGCGCCGGCACCGGGGCGGGGGACGCGGGGACCGGCAGGTCCGATTCCATCGTGGTCGCCACGTGGTAGTGGTCCAGCATGAGCATCGCCCGGTGGGCGCCGCCCAACTGCCCCACGATCGCGGAGAGGGAACCCTGGACCCCGGCGACCGCGGCCACGAACACCATCACGTTCCCCACGGTCATCTGTCCGGACCGGGCGGCCTGGATCGCCCAGACCAGCCCGCCGCCGGCGACCGCGGCCCCCAGGACGCCGAGCATGGTCTGCACTCCCAGTTCCCGCCGGTCCAGGGCCCGGTTGGTGGCGTTGGCGGACCGCAGTTCGGTGAGCATCCGGTCCCGGAAGAAAGCCCCGAGCCCGAAGAGCCGGACCTCCTTGGCCTCCCGTGGCGCGCTGAGCAGATTCGCGTAGAAGTACTGGCGCCGCTCGGCGTAGCCGATCCGCCACATCGCCCCCACCCGGCGCCGGCCCAGCAGGACTTCCGCGCGTACGGTGGGGATCGCGGCGACCCCCACGGCCAGTACCAGCCACGGGTTGATCAGTAGCAGGGTGACCAGGAACCCGGCCAGGGTCAGCGTGCTCTTCCCGATCCCGGTCGCGCTGTTCACCAGGTCGCCCGGCGCGGTGCTACCGGCCTGCTGCGCCAGCCGGATCCGGTCGTGGAAGCGCGGGTCCTCCAACCTGGCGAGGCCCCGCAACCGGTGGTTCATCGCGGTGTAGAGCCGGTCCGCCGCGATGACCCGCACCCGCCGCCCCAGCTCCGACTCGGCGTACTGGGACAGCCGGGGCAGGACCACGGTGGCGATCCCGGCGAGGGCCAGCGCCACAGTCAGCCAGACCAGCGCCGGGCCGGACATGCCACCGACCAGACCGTCCAGCACCAGCCCGGTGAGCCACGCGGTCACCACCGGCGCCAGTCCCCCCGCGACCGTCAGGACCACCAGCCCGGCCAGGCTTCCGGGAGCCGCCTTCAGCGCCAGCCGGGCGGCCGTGCGGACGTGACCCAGCGCCATCCGGGGGGTGAGCCGGACCGTCGCAGGGGCTCCGCTCACGCTGTCACCGGTACGGTCACGGCGTCTTTCCCGGAGCTGACCACAGTCCCGTCCTCACCCAGGCGGCACATGGCGGGGTAACCGAAGACCTTGAACGCGGTGGCCAGGGGGCCCTTGTCCTCCTCGACCACGACCATGGCCGCGTCCCGAAGCTTCGCCACCATGCCGGCCGCGTCCGCCTCGGCCGGTGCCACGACCACGGCCAGCGCCCGGCGCCGGCCGTCCGGCAGAGCCCGGGCCGCCGTGGCGAACCGCGGGATCCACTCCTCGCACGCGCCGCAGGTCGGGGAGAAGAACGCCACCAGCCCGCCGCCGGCCAGGTGCGCTTCGGTGATCGGCTCGGCGTCCACGGTGTCGGCGGCGAACGCGGCGGGGCGGCTGCCCGGGACGATGATCGGATCGGGCATCGGCCTCGCCTGGGCCAGATCGGTGAGGCGGTCGGTGTGGTCCCGCAGCCGGCGGATCACCCCGAGGGTGAGGACCAGGTTCAGGACGGTGAGGACGCCGCACAGGGTCACGGCCGCGACAACGAACATGTCGGCTACTTCCTTCTGCTTCGGGATACGGAGGTGGGAGCGAACAGGGCGATGAGATCGTCCATGCGGATCACGAGGGCGGCGCCGGAGAGAGAGGCGACCGCCGCGACCGCGGCAGGACCTGGCTGCGTCGGGCCGGCCGATGCGAGTGACGCCATGACCAGTCCGGCCGCCGCCACTGTGGCCAGTGACAGGTTGCGCACCAGGTGCGCCGGGCCCAGCCGCGCGCTCGCGGCGCCGAAGCAGCGGCACGGAGTGCGTTCGCCCCGGCGCAGGGCCCCGGCGATCCCGACCGCGAACCCTGTCAGCAGCGTGGCGGCGAGGGCGAACCCGGCCGCGGCGGTGGCGGGGACGGCCACCAGGACCACGGTGGTCAGTTCGGCCGCGAACACCCCCCGTGCGGCCGGCCGCCGCCACCCCGTCAAGCGGGGAGGCAGCAGCCGACCTGTCGAAGCCGTGAACTCGGCAAACGCCTTACCGGGCCGCTTGCTGACCACCGCTGCCGCGAAGACGACCGCCACGAGCATCTGGCAGCCCAGCAGGACGTGTGCCATCAACGGTCTCGGTGGAGGCTAGTGGCAGCTGCTGCAGGAAATGTAACGGGCGCTGTCCGTGCAATAGCAGTCCTGGTGCTTGCCTCCACCGCAACTGAGGGTGTACCAGCACGGGCCCGTGTACGGATAGGAACCGCATGGGCAGCTCGCCGCCGCGGTGGTGGCGGGTACGAAGCGGCTCAACAGCCGGTCACCCAGCATTTCCAGCTTCTCGAGCATGTCTGCTCCTTTTCTCCGGTCGGATCGCCTGTTCCGCACACGATGATTTCGTATGCGACCGGGATTGTTTCCGGGGCGACGCGTTCCGCACTCTATCGGAGAGAATTTATCAAAACAATGTTTTCCGTGAATTGAGTCAGCTCTTTGTTTTCCGTTCAGTCAATTCCCTTCATTTGATGTGGGAATTGACGGCGCGAATAATGTGTAATCGCATCACGGAATGGGGGCGGTGTGCGCGCGGCCGCAGGGCCTCTGCGGCGATACTGCGGGCCGTGCGGACGGCGGGGCCTCGCTGGGTGCTTTGACCTGCGAAAACCATCTGTTTCGCAGGTCCTTTGCGCGTCAGTCTGACGGCGCGTCCTCTGTGCCGGACAGTGACCCTCGCGGGGCGCCGCCCATCGCTCCGCCGTCCGGGAGCGCGGCCGGTCCGAGGTGGACCGGCCGCCGCCCTGTCGCGTTTCCGGCCTGCCGGCCTCGCGCGTCCCGCGTCCATTCGGGAGCGCCGCGGGCGGGCTTTCCCGGCCGCATGCCCTTGAGGGGGAGAGGGCCGCTACGGGCGTGGTGGTAGTGGCGACTTTTTGGAAGTCTTGCGTGTGAACTTCTGTGTATGGAGATCACTTCGCATAAGGCATTGTTTGCTCAGGTAAACCCTCCGGTCAAGATCTTGAGAGATGTGAGCTATTTCATGGATTGGGCGTTCCGCCTGCCGGGTACGGGTATCTGTCAGGGTTATGCGAGCACCCGCTCCGGGGATATCGCCTCCAGCCCGTGAGCCTCGGCCACGGGCAGGTTGGTCAGGTGCCCCTCGTGCGTGTTCAGGCCGCCGGCCAGCGCCGGGTCGCTCCTCAGCGCCTCGCGCCAGCCCAGGTCGGCGATCGCCAGGGCGTAGGGCAGGGTCACGTTGGTCAGCGCGTAGGTCGAGGTGTGCGGGACCGCGCCCGGCATGTTGGCCACGCAGTAGAAGATCGAGTCGTGCACCCGGTAGGTCGGCGCGTCGTGGGTCGTCGGCCGGGAGTCCTCGAAGCAGCCCCCCTGGTCGATGGAGATGTCGACCAGGACGGAACCCGGCCGCATCCGCGAGACCAGCTCGTTGCTGACCAGCTTGGGCGCCTTCGCGCCGGGCACCAGCACCGCGCCGATGACCAGGTCGGCGGCCAGGACCGCGCGCTCGACCTCGTAGCTGTTCGAGGCGACCGTCTGGCAGTGGCCCTGGTAGATGATGTCGGCCTGGCGGAGCCGGTCGATGTTCTTGTCCAGCAGCACCACCTCGGCCTGCATGCCCAGCGCGATGACCGCGGCGTTCATGCCGGACACCCCGGCGCCGATCACCACCACGTTCGCCGCGTGCACGCCCGACACCCCGCCCATGAGCACGCCGCGCCCGCCTTCGGGCCGCATCAGGTGGTAGGCCCCCACCTGCGGGGCGAGCCGTCCGGCCACCTCCGACATCGGGGCCAGCAGCGGCAGGGAGCCGTTCGCGTTCTGCACGGTCTCGTAGGCGATGCCGGTGACGCCGGATTCGAGCATGGCGCGGGTGCACGTCTCGGACGCGGCCAGGTGCAGGTAGGTGAACAGCACCTGCCCCTTGCGCATCCGGTGGTATTCCTCGGCGACCGGCTCCTTCACCTTCAGGACCAGATCGCCCTCGGCCCACACGTCGTCCGCCGAGTCCAGGATCATCGCGCCCACGCTCTGGAAGTCGGAGTCGGGGATCGAGGATCCGGCGCCGGCGTCTCTCTCGACGAAGACCTGATGACCGTGCCGGACGAACTCGTGGGCTCCCGCGGGAGTGAGGGCCACCCGGTATTCGTGGTTCTTGACCTCGCGGGGAACTGAGATCTTCACGGCTCCTCCAGGATTCGCGCCTGTGTCTTCTTCACTCTGCGTTCCCCGGAAAAGGACCACCATGTGCAAGATGGAAAGAATCGACCATCGATGATGACAGAATGTCAAGCTCTGTGAATCATCGGGTTTCCGGGACCGGTCCTACTGTCCGGTTACCCGGTCCTTTCGCTGATCGGTAGGCTCGCCGCGAGCAAATGCGAGGAATACGGGGACATGACGATGGAGATGCACGCGGGTCCGGGTGACCCACCCGTGCCGCAGGGACCTCCACCCGGGTCTCGCGGACATCTTGCGGGTGCCTCCGGCGGCCCGACCGGGCGGCACGCCGCCCCCGGACCGCCCGGCTCTTCGGCGGGGTCACCCGGCCCCCCGACAGAGCCGTACATCGCCGCCGGACCCCCGGGTTCTCCGGCGGAGCCGCACACGGCCGAGGGGCCCCCGGGTTCTCCCACGGAGCCGTACACGGCGGCGGGACCCCTGGGTTCTCCGGCGGAGCCGCACACGGCCGAGGGGCCTCCGGGTTCTCCGGCGGAGCCGTACACGGCGGCGGGCCCTCTCGGCTCCCCGACGGAGCCGTACGGCGCTGCGGGAGGGCCTGGAGCCCCGGCCGGGCCCCACGGTC comes from Streptosporangium roseum DSM 43021 and encodes:
- a CDS encoding S26 family signal peptidase; the protein is MIWLPLAVTGVAALAGWLVWLRRRHLVVTVRGPSMTPTYRHGDRVLVRRRSGGRIRTGQVALVDLPERMRPVPDGTASEDILRNRRVIKRVAAVPGDPVPFPVQGPGPVVPPGCLVLLGDNPDGSGDSRQYGYVPTDAVVGVVLRPLHTRP
- a CDS encoding threonine aldolase family protein; amino-acid sequence: MTDAIRRHDPLVKGFASDNYAGVHPEILQAIALANEGHQTSYGDDVYTGALQEVFRGHFGPTAEAWPMFNGTGANVVALRAMTAPWEAVVCAESAHIHTDEGGAPERSAGLKLLTVPTPDGKLTPDLIDRQAWGFGDEHRAQPKVVSITQTTELGTLYTPAEIRAVCDHAHQLGMLVHLDGARATNAAAALEVPLRAFTTDVGVDVLSFGGTKAGMMFGEAVVVLNPDAVRGLRYLRKTSMQLASKMRFVSVQFEALLAGDLWLRNARNANAMAQRLAAAVRQIPGVEVPRPVQANAVFAILPPDVTERLQKRFRFYTWNEATGEVRWMTAFDTTEADVDAFAAAVAEEIHS
- a CDS encoding DUF305 domain-containing protein, which produces MAILTSVVAAASLLALGNSQPPSDSSPEAGFARDMAVHHAQAVEMSFIMRDASPDEPLRVLTYDIIVTQTAQRGIFMGWLQQWGLNQSGERPAMAWMAGHGHGATASASATMPGMAGEEELKRLREATGEEQEILFLQLMTRHHEGGVQMSQALLKLSDRDEVASMAGHIVNAQAGEIKLMTDMLRQRGAQPLPSILK
- a CDS encoding SDR family NAD(P)-dependent oxidoreductase, which produces MIILVAGAAGPAGQAVVRRFTDKGHTVIAVDKSGADGTLAVDLLDFDAVRKLARDIEAEHGRVDGIVHLVGGWRGSKTFAETRLEDWDLLHDLLVRTLQHVTLAFEPLLKASERGRFAIVSAKAAERPTQGNAAYGTAKAASEAWTLAFADALEGTGATANILVVKALVNEAMREAAPERKFPGFTDVDDLAGAIDGLWDTDANGTRLDLTRE
- a CDS encoding ABC transporter ATP-binding protein encodes the protein MSGAPATVRLTPRMALGHVRTAARLALKAAPGSLAGLVVLTVAGGLAPVVTAWLTGLVLDGLVGGMSGPALVWLTVALALAGIATVVLPRLSQYAESELGRRVRVIAADRLYTAMNHRLRGLARLEDPRFHDRIRLAQQAGSTAPGDLVNSATGIGKSTLTLAGFLVTLLLINPWLVLAVGVAAIPTVRAEVLLGRRRVGAMWRIGYAERRQYFYANLLSAPREAKEVRLFGLGAFFRDRMLTELRSANATNRALDRRELGVQTMLGVLGAAVAGGGLVWAIQAARSGQMTVGNVMVFVAAVAGVQGSLSAIVGQLGGAHRAMLMLDHYHVATTMESDLPVPASPAPVPALVAGIELRDVWFRYGPDRPWVLRGMNLTIPAGRTTALVGLNGAGKSTLVKLLCRLYDPVRGQVRWDGVDLRETDPAELRERIGTVFQDYVEYELSAAENIGLGDLTHLQDRDRIESAARHAGVHHVLASLPNGYDTMLTRMFLEGVDTEGPETGVLLSGGQGQRLALARALLRDERDLLILDEPSSGLDAEAEAEIHARLREHRAGRTSLLISHRLNTIREADQIAVLADGKITECGNHDQLIAENGAYSRLFALQAQGYVETAPR
- a CDS encoding DUF3105 domain-containing protein, giving the protein MTKEKAQARREHLARMRDAQKRKERRTAMLMWGAGGLVVVLLVGLVGFYLVNERAQTSLDAVKSAKYQGGAHKETKVKYAEIPPMGGEHNSVWQRCGIYDQPVNNENAVHALEHGAVWITYRPDLPKGQVETLKKVASADYILLSPYPGLPSPVVLSSWNKQLPLENADDPRLPKFVSKFKNGPETPELGAACDGTNSTDKTAAESPIPDGAPTPDASPEPSSSPSPSSTS
- the trpS gene encoding tryptophan--tRNA ligase, giving the protein MTKRVFSAFKPTGHLTLGNLLGAILPAVRLQDEADCVYAVADLHALTIKHDPERLRARTREAATLLLASGLDRSLVYIQSQVPAHTELAYLLESTAYFGEMRRMIQFKEKSANQEEVRLSLLTYPALMAADILLHRVDLVPVGEDQRQHVELTRDLALRFNRLYGETFTVPEAAHPPIAARVMDLTAPTSKMGKSDGSAAGTIYLLDPAADIRRKVMRAVTDSEDEVRYDPQEKPGVSNLLTLLAVCSGQPVESLAYEGYGALKRDTAEAVVETLRPIQERHTELSADPAELSRLLADGAAQAVERTAGLVAAARVAIGLP
- a CDS encoding DUF6421 family protein, which gives rise to MRAFPRVLFDEAHSESWTIRRDVAETMNPGHPDDNSYARAADILRGLGHTVAAHTEGPITPALLSPSDVFVIAHPSADRWERTTGLGSPVFPVEELDAVEAYVADGGGLVVLAECEQEKYGSNLDELLARFGVGVEHTTVQDPRSAHNGVASWVLGSPGGTDGQDLLAGARRACFYRAGVLVAPEDATVLFRTSPTADPAGRPLAVAVRHGKGRVVVLADSDLFGDDSIGDYDHAALWGNLVTWAARVPAPAAVKESEARSAFQGLKDAVEALKPLQAKDGSIEGDRDRAVALISEIVDHVDGLTPRFPHDEAYLTAVVADFRKWVEQGLGVPDFLDSLNAFHPDTQRVDGLEHLVVFPMYTQNGTTFRYIEAVWIRTVWPEWLAELENTRYDNPMFVPIAFEDFTSGYDTNSAVLFPETIAVREVPPRFTWGGIFCDREAARFRAVSEAAAATLKLALPPDAARLIESQELAQDTFVLWDLIHDRTHSHGDLPFDPFMIKQRMPYWLYSLEELRCDLTAFGEAVKLEREGVPHARYVQLAILFDRLFRFPITGDRVRNYDGLGGQLLFAYLHRNDIVRWTDNRLSVDWNRLADGVADLRAEVEKLYRDGIDRSKLAHWLAAHQLVAAYVEPHPASVWNRGVAALPVEGFPKAVVDAVLPDEFPLSMFYEALRRKLGDVVESTKGIRA
- a CDS encoding DUF3467 domain-containing protein, whose protein sequence is MVNDEPENRLEVSISAEVEAGQYANFASVWHTQDGFVLDFAVITRPPQLANDPSSGQHFVSVPTRIVSRIRIPPSQVFELMKALEQQLTAYENETNHKS